One part of the Anaeromyxobacter sp. Fw109-5 genome encodes these proteins:
- a CDS encoding MGMT family protein produces MPLPSGWSHFYRIVRRIPRGRVATYGEVALAAGKAHGARQVGYALAALRGTRHDVPWQRVLAARPRGHAAISILDPVGAAVQRELLEREGIRFDERDRVDLARFGWRRPTPPSPGRSSRSPRRTRGSSGRKRTSPSSRR; encoded by the coding sequence GTGCCGCTCCCCTCGGGCTGGTCGCACTTCTACCGGATCGTCCGGCGCATCCCGCGCGGACGCGTGGCGACGTACGGCGAGGTGGCGCTCGCGGCGGGCAAGGCCCACGGCGCCCGCCAGGTCGGGTACGCGCTCGCCGCGCTCCGCGGGACGCGGCACGACGTGCCCTGGCAGCGTGTCCTGGCCGCGCGTCCGCGCGGGCACGCGGCGATCTCGATCCTCGACCCCGTGGGCGCGGCGGTGCAGCGGGAGCTGCTCGAGCGGGAGGGGATCCGGTTCGACGAGCGGGACCGCGTGGACCTCGCGCGGTTCGGGTGGCGGCGCCCTACCCCGCCTTCACCGGGCCGATCCTCCAGATCTCCTCGGCGTACTCGCGGATCGTCCGGTCGGAAGAGAACTTCCCCGTCCTCGCGACGTTGA
- a CDS encoding glycogen/starch/alpha-glucan phosphorylase has protein sequence MGPSTRGSSAGAEARALERARDVPNARTATDVEALKRAFADHLQYSQGADEHSATALDRYFAVAYSVRDRMMRRWIQTQQAYYREDAKRVYYLSLEFLMGKALENNLLNVGLYDPMRAALKDLGLDLADLLAREPDAGLGNGGLGRLAACFLDSLATLRYPATGYGIRYEFGIFDQEIRNGYQVERPEEWLRFGNAWEVPRPENVVPVALYGRTEHGVDERGKLRVRWVDARHVLGMPYDVPIAGFRNDTVNTLRLWRARASQELDLADFNAGDYLAAVEDKGFSENISKVLYPNDVTVMGKELRLQQQYFFVCCSIHDIVLRYLRMHEDFSRFPDKVAIQLNDTHPAVAIAELMRVLVDEHGLEWGEAWEICRATFGYTNHTLMPEALERWSTDLFGRVLPRHLEIVYEINRRFLEGVRAARGADEAALARMSLVEEGPVKQIRMANLAVVGSRSVNGVAALHTELLKRELFKDFYALWPERFNNKTNGVTPRRWLLQSNPELSAAITDAIGPGWVTDAEKLRALEPLAADAGFRRLFRRIKRDNKARLAEIVRAENGLTLDLDSIFDVQVKRIHEYKRQLLNVLRVAAEYLRLKEDRAYEPFPRTYLLGGKAAPGYAMAKWVIKLVSSVADVVNHDVDVKGRITVAFLKNYRVSLAERIFPAAELSEQISTAGKEASGTGNMKFALNGALTIGTLDGANVEIREEVGPENFFLFGLTVEQVQALRKRGYDPWEVYRSDRRLKGVLDALASGVFSPGEPALFRPVVDSLLNGGDPYLVLADFAAYCACQDEVEQAYRDPERWTRMAILNVARTGKFSSDRTIREYAEEIWRIGPVKAG, from the coding sequence ATGGGGCCATCGACGAGAGGCAGCAGCGCAGGGGCCGAGGCCCGGGCGCTCGAGCGCGCGCGCGACGTCCCGAACGCGCGCACCGCGACGGACGTCGAGGCGCTGAAGCGCGCCTTCGCGGACCACCTGCAGTACTCGCAGGGCGCGGACGAGCACAGCGCGACCGCGCTCGACCGGTACTTCGCGGTCGCGTACTCCGTGCGCGACCGGATGATGCGCCGGTGGATCCAGACGCAGCAGGCGTACTACCGGGAGGACGCGAAGCGCGTCTACTACCTGTCCCTCGAGTTCCTGATGGGCAAGGCGCTCGAGAACAACCTCCTGAACGTCGGGCTCTACGATCCGATGCGCGCCGCGCTCAAGGACCTGGGGCTCGACCTCGCCGATCTCCTCGCGCGGGAGCCCGACGCGGGGCTCGGCAACGGCGGCCTCGGCCGGCTCGCGGCCTGCTTCCTCGACTCGCTCGCGACCCTGCGCTACCCGGCGACCGGGTACGGGATCCGGTACGAGTTCGGCATCTTCGACCAGGAGATCCGCAACGGCTACCAGGTGGAGCGGCCGGAGGAGTGGCTGCGCTTCGGGAACGCGTGGGAGGTCCCGCGCCCGGAGAACGTGGTCCCGGTGGCCCTCTATGGCCGCACCGAGCACGGCGTCGACGAGCGCGGCAAGCTGCGGGTGCGCTGGGTGGACGCGCGCCACGTCCTCGGCATGCCCTACGACGTGCCGATCGCCGGGTTCCGCAACGACACGGTGAACACGCTGCGGCTGTGGCGCGCGCGCGCGTCGCAGGAGCTCGACCTCGCCGACTTCAACGCGGGGGACTACCTCGCGGCGGTGGAGGACAAGGGCTTCTCGGAGAACATCTCCAAGGTCCTCTACCCGAACGACGTCACGGTGATGGGCAAGGAGCTTCGGCTCCAGCAGCAGTACTTCTTCGTCTGCTGCTCGATCCACGACATCGTCCTGCGCTACCTCCGCATGCACGAGGACTTCTCGCGGTTCCCGGACAAGGTCGCGATCCAGCTCAACGACACGCACCCCGCCGTCGCCATCGCCGAGCTGATGCGCGTCCTGGTGGACGAGCACGGGCTGGAGTGGGGCGAGGCGTGGGAGATCTGCCGCGCCACCTTCGGCTACACGAACCACACGCTCATGCCGGAGGCGCTCGAGCGCTGGTCGACCGACCTGTTCGGGCGCGTGCTGCCGCGCCACCTCGAGATCGTCTACGAGATCAACCGCCGGTTCCTCGAGGGCGTCCGGGCGGCGCGGGGCGCCGACGAGGCGGCGCTCGCGCGGATGAGCCTCGTCGAGGAGGGCCCGGTGAAGCAGATCCGGATGGCCAACCTCGCGGTGGTGGGCTCCCGCTCGGTGAACGGTGTCGCGGCGCTCCACACCGAGCTCCTCAAGCGCGAGCTCTTCAAGGACTTCTACGCGCTCTGGCCGGAGCGGTTCAACAACAAGACGAACGGCGTCACCCCACGCCGCTGGCTCCTCCAGTCGAACCCCGAGCTCTCGGCCGCGATCACGGACGCGATCGGCCCGGGCTGGGTCACCGACGCCGAGAAGCTCCGGGCCCTCGAGCCCCTCGCCGCCGACGCGGGCTTCCGCCGGCTGTTCCGGCGCATCAAGCGCGACAACAAGGCGCGCCTCGCCGAGATCGTCCGCGCCGAGAACGGGCTCACGCTCGATCTGGACTCGATCTTCGACGTCCAGGTGAAGCGCATCCACGAGTACAAGCGGCAGCTCCTCAACGTGCTGCGCGTGGCCGCGGAGTACCTGCGCCTCAAGGAGGACCGCGCCTACGAGCCGTTCCCCCGCACGTACCTGCTCGGCGGGAAGGCCGCCCCCGGCTACGCGATGGCCAAGTGGGTGATCAAGCTCGTGAGCTCCGTCGCCGACGTGGTGAACCACGACGTCGACGTGAAGGGCCGGATCACCGTGGCGTTCCTCAAGAACTACCGGGTCTCGCTCGCGGAGCGGATCTTCCCCGCCGCCGAGCTGTCCGAGCAGATCTCCACCGCCGGCAAGGAGGCCTCCGGCACGGGCAACATGAAGTTCGCCCTGAACGGCGCGCTGACCATCGGCACGCTCGACGGCGCGAACGTGGAGATCCGGGAGGAGGTCGGGCCGGAGAACTTCTTCCTGTTCGGCCTCACCGTCGAGCAGGTGCAGGCGCTCCGGAAGCGCGGCTACGATCCGTGGGAGGTGTACCGGAGCGATCGCCGCCTGAAGGGCGTCCTGGACGCGCTCGCGTCCGGCGTCTTCTCGCCCGGCGAGCCGGCGCTGTTCCGGCCGGTGGTGGACTCGCTCCTCAACGGCGGGGATCCGTACCTCGTCCTCGCCGACTTCGCGGCCTACTGCGCGTGCCAGGACGAGGTCGAGCAGGCGTACCGGGATCCCGAGCGCTGGACGCGGATGGCCATCCTCAACGTCGCGAGGACGGGGAAGTTCTCTTCCGACCGGACGATCCGCGAGTACGCCGAGGAGATCTGGAGGATCGGCCCGGTGAAGGCGGGGTAG